One Actinospica robiniae DSM 44927 genomic region harbors:
- the nuoN gene encoding NADH-quinone oxidoreductase subunit NuoN: protein MSTLAAATTFHAPPVEFGKLSPMLIAFGAATLGILVEGLVPRASRYRVQVGLALVGIAAAFGAVLALSKTGVQLVAQGSVAIDGTTLFLQGTILVIAFVGFLVIAERKTDQNQDAFAAQGASVPGSQSERDTTRMGWQSTEIYPLLMFSVGGMLLFPAANDLLTMFVALEVLSLPLYIVCGLARHRRLLSQEAALKYFLLGAFSSAFFLYGAAMLYGYAGSVNLDVIAQHVAHPDAGSALLYAGLAMLGMGLLFKVGAAPFHMWTPDVYQGAPTPVTGFMAAATKIAAFGALVRVLDVGLGGPNAVTVWRPVLQAVAVITMLVGGILALTQRDIKRMLAYSAILNAGYLLIGVTSTTAQARAAVLFYLPVYGVAIIGAFAVVTLVRDAGGEATDLSRWAGLGKRAPIPAALLAVFLLAFAGIPFTSIFIGKFAIFQAALNAGAPALVIVAVLASALAAFFYLRVVVVMFFSEPLPDGPTIAHPSIAVKTALAVAALATVALGIAPSLLLHLANNSAGILAK from the coding sequence GTGAGCACTCTCGCCGCAGCCACCACCTTCCATGCGCCGCCGGTCGAATTCGGCAAGCTCTCGCCGATGCTGATCGCCTTCGGCGCGGCGACCCTGGGCATCCTGGTCGAGGGCCTGGTGCCGCGGGCCTCCCGCTACCGGGTGCAGGTCGGCCTCGCCCTCGTGGGCATCGCCGCCGCGTTCGGCGCCGTGCTCGCGCTGTCCAAGACCGGCGTGCAGCTCGTCGCGCAGGGGTCGGTCGCCATAGACGGCACGACGCTCTTCCTGCAGGGCACGATCCTGGTGATCGCCTTCGTCGGCTTCCTGGTGATCGCCGAGCGCAAGACCGACCAGAACCAGGACGCCTTCGCCGCGCAGGGCGCCTCGGTGCCCGGCTCCCAGTCCGAGCGGGACACCACCCGGATGGGCTGGCAGAGCACGGAGATCTACCCGCTGCTGATGTTCTCGGTCGGCGGCATGCTGCTCTTCCCGGCGGCCAACGACCTGCTGACCATGTTCGTCGCGCTCGAGGTGCTCTCGCTGCCGCTGTACATCGTCTGCGGCCTGGCCCGGCACCGCCGGCTGCTCTCGCAGGAGGCCGCGCTCAAGTACTTCCTGCTCGGCGCGTTCTCCTCGGCGTTCTTCCTGTACGGCGCGGCCATGCTCTACGGCTACGCCGGCTCGGTGAACCTCGACGTGATCGCACAGCACGTGGCGCACCCGGACGCCGGCTCGGCCCTGCTCTACGCCGGCCTGGCCATGCTCGGCATGGGCCTGCTGTTCAAGGTCGGCGCCGCGCCGTTCCACATGTGGACCCCGGACGTGTATCAGGGCGCGCCGACCCCGGTGACCGGCTTCATGGCCGCGGCCACCAAGATCGCCGCCTTCGGCGCGCTGGTGCGGGTGCTCGACGTGGGCCTCGGCGGCCCGAACGCGGTCACGGTGTGGCGCCCGGTGCTCCAGGCCGTGGCCGTGATCACCATGCTGGTCGGCGGCATCCTGGCGCTGACCCAGCGCGACATCAAGCGGATGCTGGCCTACTCGGCCATCCTCAACGCCGGCTACCTGCTGATCGGCGTGACCTCCACCACCGCGCAGGCCCGGGCGGCGGTGCTGTTCTACCTGCCGGTGTACGGCGTCGCCATCATCGGCGCGTTTGCCGTGGTGACCCTGGTGCGCGACGCCGGCGGCGAGGCCACCGACCTGAGCCGCTGGGCCGGCCTGGGCAAGCGCGCCCCGATCCCGGCCGCGCTGCTCGCGGTGTTCCTGCTGGCCTTCGCCGGCATCCCGTTCACCTCGATCTTCATCGGCAAGTTCGCCATCTTCCAGGCGGCCCTGAACGCCGGCGCCCCCGCGCTGGTCATCGTGGCCGTACTCGCCAGCGCCCTGGCCGCGTTCTTCTACCTGCGCGTGGTCGTGGTGATGTTCTTCTCCGAGCCGCTGCCGGACGGGCCGACCATCGCCCACCCGTCGATCGCGGTGAAGACGGCGCTGGCCGTGGCGGCCCTCGCCACGGTGGCCCTGGGCATCGCGCCGAGCCTGTTGCTGCACCTGGCGAACAACTCGGCGGGCATTCTGGCCAAGTAG
- a CDS encoding polyprenyl synthetase family protein, with amino-acid sequence MSVQVATERAGSLPWGLVTSDPGLVARARTGLAEVEELLLRCAHSDHALIRESAVHLVEAGGKRFRPLLTVVAAEFGEPSVPQVAVAGCVVELTHLATLYHDDVMDEATMRRGVPTANARWDNTIAILTGDYLFAKASMLLADLGPEAVRLQAATFERLVTGQINECIEPGPDESAIDHYLKVLEDKTGSLIATSLRFGALLSGASPTVVEQLTRFGETFGVAFQLVDDIIDIAGEAEQSGKLPGTDLREGVPTLPTLYALASTDPESARLRELLSAPIEEDELVLEALDRLRAHAAMDQARVTARRYAEEARTMLEGLPDIPARDALHALCELVYSRTV; translated from the coding sequence GTGAGCGTGCAGGTGGCGACCGAACGCGCGGGCAGCCTGCCCTGGGGCCTCGTCACCAGTGACCCCGGCCTGGTGGCCCGGGCGCGCACGGGCCTCGCCGAGGTGGAGGAACTGCTGCTGCGCTGCGCGCACAGCGACCACGCGCTGATCCGGGAGTCCGCCGTCCACCTGGTCGAGGCCGGCGGCAAGCGGTTCCGTCCGCTGCTGACGGTCGTGGCCGCCGAGTTCGGCGAGCCCTCGGTGCCGCAGGTGGCCGTGGCCGGCTGCGTGGTGGAGCTGACCCACCTGGCCACGCTCTACCACGACGACGTGATGGACGAGGCCACCATGCGCCGGGGCGTGCCGACCGCGAACGCCCGCTGGGACAATACGATCGCGATCCTCACCGGCGACTACCTGTTCGCCAAGGCCTCGATGCTGCTGGCCGATCTGGGCCCGGAGGCGGTGCGGCTGCAGGCCGCCACCTTCGAGCGGCTGGTGACCGGCCAGATCAACGAGTGCATCGAGCCGGGCCCGGACGAGAGCGCGATCGACCACTACCTGAAGGTGCTCGAGGACAAGACCGGCTCGCTGATCGCGACCTCCCTGCGCTTCGGCGCGCTGCTCTCCGGCGCGTCCCCGACCGTGGTCGAGCAGCTGACCCGCTTCGGCGAGACCTTCGGCGTGGCGTTCCAGCTCGTCGACGACATCATCGACATCGCCGGCGAAGCCGAGCAGTCCGGCAAGCTCCCCGGCACCGACCTGCGCGAGGGCGTCCCCACCCTCCCCACGCTCTACGCCCTGGCCTCCACCGACCCGGAGTCGGCCCGCCTGCGCGAGCTGCTGTCCGCCCCGATCGAAGAGGACGAACTCGTCCTCGAAGCCCTCGACCGCCTCCGCGCCCATGCCGCGATGGACCAGGCCCGCGTTACCGCCCGCCGGTACGCCGAAGAAGCCCGCACCATGCTCGAGGGCCTCCCTGACATCCCGGCCCGCGACGCCCTGCACGCCCTCTGCGAGCTGGTCTACTCCCGCACGGTGTGA
- a CDS encoding AlkA N-terminal domain-containing protein, giving the protein MASTTPLTDEHRYQAVRGRDPRFDGVFFTAVTSTGIYCRPSCPATTPKRENVRFYASAAGAQAAGFRACRRCRPDAVPGSAEWNVRADVVGRAMRLINDGVIDREGVGGLAGQLGYSERQVQRHLVASLGAGPLALARAQRAHTARVLLQTTPLAAADVAFAAGFSSIRQFNDTIREVYAATPTSLRDAVATATAKRGTSAGTGIPLRLAYREPYARGHVFDFLGARAIPGIEEILGPPGDRVYRRTLRFEHGPGIIEVHERVTGGAWLECRLDLADLRGFTAAIGRVRRLFDLDADPVAVAETFAPDQILGPLTLKNPGIRSVGAAEPQEMAIRAVLGQQITVGSARALAGKLVAARGEPLENPSGGLTHLFPLAADLAEADFAELGMPASRKETLRTVSRALADGSLRLDAGADREQAQRELLALRGIGPWTAGYLRMRALSDPDVLLPGDVVIKGALKRAGLGREETERWHPWSSYAIHYLWSNS; this is encoded by the coding sequence ATGGCTTCTACGACTCCGCTGACGGACGAGCACCGCTACCAGGCGGTGCGCGGGCGCGACCCCCGGTTCGACGGGGTGTTCTTCACGGCTGTGACCAGCACCGGGATCTACTGCCGGCCGAGTTGCCCGGCGACCACGCCGAAGCGCGAGAACGTGCGGTTCTACGCTTCGGCGGCGGGGGCGCAGGCGGCCGGGTTCCGAGCCTGCCGGCGCTGCCGGCCGGACGCGGTGCCGGGGTCGGCCGAGTGGAACGTGCGTGCGGACGTCGTCGGGCGGGCGATGCGGCTGATCAACGACGGGGTGATCGACCGCGAGGGCGTGGGCGGGCTGGCCGGGCAGTTGGGTTACAGCGAACGGCAGGTGCAGCGGCACTTGGTCGCCTCGCTGGGTGCCGGGCCGCTCGCGCTGGCTCGCGCGCAGCGCGCGCACACGGCGCGGGTGCTGCTGCAGACCACGCCGCTGGCGGCCGCGGACGTCGCGTTCGCCGCCGGGTTCTCCAGCATCCGGCAGTTCAACGACACGATCCGCGAGGTATACGCGGCCACGCCCACCTCGTTACGCGACGCCGTCGCCACGGCGACAGCGAAGCGCGGGACGTCGGCCGGCACCGGGATCCCGCTGCGCTTGGCGTACCGCGAGCCGTATGCGCGCGGGCACGTCTTCGACTTCCTCGGCGCTCGTGCCATCCCCGGAATCGAGGAGATCCTGGGACCGCCGGGAGACCGGGTCTATCGGCGAACCCTGCGGTTCGAGCACGGGCCCGGCATCATCGAGGTGCACGAGCGGGTCACCGGCGGCGCCTGGCTGGAGTGCCGGCTCGATCTGGCCGACCTGCGCGGCTTCACCGCCGCGATCGGCCGGGTGCGGCGGCTGTTCGACCTCGACGCGGATCCGGTGGCGGTGGCCGAGACCTTCGCCCCGGACCAGATCCTCGGCCCGCTGACGCTGAAGAACCCGGGCATCCGCTCGGTCGGCGCGGCCGAGCCGCAGGAGATGGCGATCCGCGCGGTGCTCGGCCAGCAGATCACCGTCGGCTCGGCCCGCGCGCTCGCGGGCAAGCTGGTCGCCGCCCGCGGCGAGCCGCTGGAGAATCCGAGCGGCGGGCTGACGCACCTGTTCCCGCTCGCGGCCGACCTGGCCGAGGCGGACTTCGCCGAGCTCGGCATGCCGGCCTCGCGCAAGGAGACGCTGCGCACGGTGAGCCGGGCGCTGGCCGACGGCAGCCTGCGGCTCGACGCCGGGGCCGACCGGGAACAGGCCCAGCGGGAACTGCTGGCGCTGCGCGGGATCGGGCCGTGGACGGCGGGCTACCTGCGGATGCGGGCACTGAGCGACCCGGACGTGCTGCTGCCCGGCGACGTGGTCATCAAGGGGGCGCTGAAGCGTGCCGGATTAGGCCGCGAGGAGACAGAGCGCTGGCACCCCTGGTCTTCGTATGCGATCCACTACCTTTGGAGCAACTCATGA
- a CDS encoding methylated-DNA--[protein]-cysteine S-methyltransferase has protein sequence MSTPDTFGTVIYTRMDSPVGDLVLAGVRSPSAPGGVALCSVKMEKWKGDVRVEADWEYAPDAFEHAVGQLEAYFAGTLKSFDLEFATHGTPFQERVWAALREIPYGTTTTYGTITADLGYERVQARAVGSAIGSNPLGIVVPCHRVLGAKGALTGYAGGLENKEALLVLEGVLPQPLA, from the coding sequence ATGAGCACCCCTGACACCTTCGGCACCGTCATCTACACGCGGATGGACAGCCCGGTCGGCGACCTCGTCCTTGCGGGCGTGCGTTCGCCTTCGGCGCCCGGCGGTGTGGCGCTGTGCAGCGTGAAGATGGAGAAGTGGAAGGGCGACGTGCGCGTCGAAGCGGACTGGGAGTACGCCCCGGACGCCTTCGAACACGCCGTCGGCCAACTCGAGGCCTACTTCGCCGGCACCCTCAAGTCGTTCGACCTCGAATTCGCCACCCACGGCACGCCGTTCCAGGAGCGGGTCTGGGCAGCGCTGCGAGAGATCCCGTACGGCACCACGACGACCTACGGCACCATCACGGCCGATCTCGGGTACGAGCGGGTGCAGGCGCGCGCGGTGGGCAGCGCGATCGGCTCCAACCCGCTCGGCATCGTCGTCCCTTGCCACCGCGTGCTCGGTGCGAAGGGCGCGTTGACCGGCTACGCCGGCGGCCTGGAGAACAAGGAGGCGCTCCTGGTGCTGGAGGGCGTGCTCCCGCAGCCCCTGGCGTAA
- the rarD gene encoding EamA family transporter RarD, with amino-acid sequence MTAQAAATEQRRGLIYGIAAYALWGLFPLYWPLLKPAGALEILASRMIWSLVAVAVLLAARKHWSWFAELRRTPRKIALLGAAAALVSVNWGTYIWAVNAGRVLETSLGYFLNPLVTIVFGVLILHETLRPVQWLAVGIGAAAVVELGVAYGQLPWIALVLAASFGCYGLCKKLAKVPAQESMAVESAFQFLPALGYMTFLQVDGTAAYGHVAWYITALLTFAGVVTLVPLLLFAGATNRLPLSTVGLLQFLAPILQLACGVFVVHEKAAGSEWVGFGIVWLALVVLTWDGLRQAARAGQGRPDAPDGPQPRIPRPDQPEGTASSITSSNTAAPAAPAAGS; translated from the coding sequence ATGACAGCGCAGGCGGCCGCGACCGAGCAGCGACGCGGCCTCATATACGGGATAGCGGCCTACGCCCTGTGGGGCCTGTTCCCCTTGTACTGGCCGCTGCTCAAGCCCGCCGGGGCGCTGGAGATCCTGGCCAGCCGGATGATCTGGTCCCTGGTCGCGGTGGCCGTCCTGCTCGCCGCCCGCAAGCACTGGTCCTGGTTCGCCGAACTGCGCCGCACCCCGCGCAAGATCGCGCTGCTCGGCGCCGCCGCGGCCCTGGTGAGCGTGAACTGGGGCACCTACATCTGGGCGGTCAACGCCGGGCGGGTGCTCGAGACCTCGCTCGGCTACTTCCTCAACCCGCTGGTCACGATCGTCTTCGGCGTGCTGATCCTGCACGAGACGCTGCGCCCGGTCCAGTGGCTGGCAGTCGGGATCGGCGCCGCGGCCGTGGTCGAACTCGGTGTCGCCTACGGCCAGCTGCCCTGGATCGCGCTCGTGCTCGCCGCGTCCTTCGGCTGCTACGGCCTGTGCAAGAAGCTCGCCAAGGTGCCCGCGCAGGAGTCGATGGCGGTCGAGTCCGCGTTCCAATTCCTGCCCGCACTCGGCTATATGACCTTCCTTCAGGTCGACGGCACCGCCGCGTACGGCCACGTCGCCTGGTACATCACGGCGCTGCTGACCTTCGCCGGCGTGGTCACGCTGGTGCCGCTGCTGCTGTTCGCCGGGGCCACGAACCGGCTTCCGCTCTCCACCGTGGGCCTGCTGCAGTTCCTCGCGCCGATCCTGCAGCTGGCCTGCGGCGTGTTCGTGGTGCACGAGAAGGCGGCGGGCAGCGAGTGGGTCGGCTTCGGCATCGTGTGGCTCGCGCTGGTCGTGCTGACCTGGGACGGCCTGCGCCAGGCGGCCCGGGCCGGGCAAGGCCGGCCGGACGCACCGGACGGGCCTCAGCCCCGGATCCCCCGGCCCGACCAGCCGGAGGGCACGGCGTCCTCGATCACGTCCTCGAACACGGCGGCCCCCGCGGCCCCCGCGGCGGGCAGCTGA
- a CDS encoding amino acid permease produces MTTSTTRTAGTETAQPPALSATAVNIPESLGYRIKRKALGKPLVNDQLYGEKLSRPIALGVLAPDCISSSAYGTEQMLTQLIPVFGLTGFVLVMPITGVILVLLFVLTLCYRDVVSVYTRAGGSYVVAREQFGVKVAQVAAVALLIDYVVTVAVQISAGTIAVSSYLSLTFNIDITGWSLWISIFMICLLCYGNLRGIREAGRAFAFPMYFYVAMIGLTVIAGLVRLVVGDLPQANNFTDPRYGGALGLHLDTGAGTQAILTFAAISGLLRAFANGGSSLTGLEAISNGVSVFRKPNGRNARKSMFWMSLMLGTLVLAISILAWKTQATPYSSGSPSVIGQLASLIWGHGAFGNVMLTIVQLATALILYAGGNTSFNGFPFLASFVAEDSFLPRQFLHRGHRLSFSNGIIVLAGLSLLLLIGTDGNLTRLVSLYAIGVFTGFTMAAAGLFRYHSRRNEKNRTIKLVINGTACVLSAAVVLIFAVFKFTEGAWLVVVVFPIGVFALIKLNERYRREAAALAGAPASASVPTLTRNTVLVLVDSVDLAVVKALRYARSLRPVELRAVHLMIDSKHAEHLRKRWDASVAADVPLEVIEVPDRRLRRAAAELAARTADESSSEVTIMLPRRAFAPTSRLLHDRTADKIASAVSRLPHVAAMIVPFDVVEAIEEMDTGETPTGNGPEHHGPRPPRPARRTKKMLLNTECPTPDEEAQAPANPHDPIAVREVRWRNRATLEGRIRSVYVGPVSGSPALEAELYDETGGITLVFLGRRSIPGIEPGAKIRVEGMVGETEGYLAMTNPSYRLLPREGNGDEEEEG; encoded by the coding sequence ATGACCACCTCGACCACGAGGACGGCCGGCACCGAGACGGCGCAGCCGCCCGCGTTGTCCGCCACGGCGGTGAACATCCCGGAGAGCCTCGGCTACCGGATCAAGCGCAAGGCGCTGGGCAAGCCGCTGGTCAACGACCAGCTCTACGGCGAGAAGCTCTCCCGCCCGATCGCCCTCGGCGTGCTCGCGCCGGACTGCATCTCCTCCTCCGCGTACGGCACGGAGCAGATGCTCACCCAGCTGATCCCGGTGTTCGGCCTGACCGGATTCGTGCTGGTGATGCCGATCACCGGCGTCATCCTGGTCCTGCTGTTCGTCCTGACGCTCTGTTACCGCGACGTCGTGTCCGTGTACACCCGCGCCGGCGGCTCCTACGTGGTCGCGCGCGAGCAGTTCGGCGTGAAGGTGGCCCAGGTCGCCGCCGTCGCGCTGCTGATCGACTACGTCGTGACCGTCGCCGTGCAGATCTCGGCCGGCACCATCGCCGTCTCCTCCTATCTGTCGCTGACGTTCAACATCGACATCACCGGGTGGAGCCTGTGGATCTCCATCTTCATGATCTGCCTGCTGTGCTACGGCAACCTGCGGGGCATCCGTGAAGCCGGCCGCGCCTTCGCCTTCCCGATGTACTTCTACGTGGCGATGATCGGCCTGACCGTCATCGCCGGCCTCGTCCGCCTGGTGGTCGGCGACCTGCCGCAGGCGAACAACTTCACCGACCCGCGCTACGGCGGCGCGCTCGGCCTGCACCTCGACACGGGCGCCGGCACCCAGGCCATCCTGACCTTCGCCGCGATCTCCGGACTGCTGCGCGCCTTCGCCAACGGCGGCTCCTCGCTGACCGGGCTCGAGGCCATCTCCAACGGCGTGTCCGTCTTCCGCAAGCCCAACGGCCGCAACGCGCGCAAGTCCATGTTCTGGATGTCGCTGATGCTGGGCACCCTGGTGCTCGCGATCTCGATCCTGGCCTGGAAGACGCAGGCGACCCCCTACTCCAGCGGCAGCCCGTCCGTGATCGGCCAGCTCGCCAGCCTGATCTGGGGACACGGCGCGTTCGGCAACGTGATGCTCACGATCGTGCAGCTGGCCACGGCGCTGATCCTCTACGCCGGCGGCAACACCTCGTTCAACGGCTTCCCCTTCCTCGCCTCGTTCGTGGCCGAGGACTCCTTCCTGCCGCGCCAGTTCCTGCACCGCGGCCACCGGCTCTCCTTCTCCAACGGCATCATCGTGCTCGCGGGCCTGTCGCTGCTGCTGCTGATCGGCACCGACGGCAACCTGACCCGGCTCGTCTCGCTCTACGCGATCGGCGTGTTCACCGGTTTCACCATGGCCGCGGCCGGCCTGTTCCGCTACCACTCCCGCCGCAACGAGAAGAACCGCACGATCAAGCTGGTGATCAACGGCACGGCCTGCGTGCTCAGCGCCGCGGTCGTGCTGATCTTCGCTGTGTTCAAGTTCACCGAGGGCGCCTGGCTGGTCGTTGTGGTCTTCCCGATCGGCGTGTTCGCGCTGATCAAGCTGAACGAGCGATACCGCCGGGAGGCGGCCGCGCTGGCCGGCGCCCCGGCGAGCGCCAGCGTGCCGACACTGACCCGCAACACCGTGCTGGTCCTGGTGGACTCGGTGGACCTGGCCGTGGTCAAGGCCCTGCGCTACGCCCGGTCGCTGCGCCCGGTGGAGCTGCGCGCGGTGCACCTGATGATCGACTCCAAGCACGCCGAGCATCTTCGCAAGCGCTGGGACGCCTCGGTCGCCGCCGACGTCCCGCTCGAGGTGATCGAGGTGCCGGACCGCCGGCTGCGCCGGGCCGCGGCCGAACTCGCGGCGCGCACGGCCGACGAGTCGAGCAGCGAGGTGACCATCATGCTGCCGCGGCGCGCGTTCGCCCCGACCAGCCGACTGCTGCACGACCGCACCGCGGACAAGATCGCCTCGGCGGTCTCCCGGCTGCCGCACGTCGCGGCCATGATCGTACCCTTCGACGTGGTCGAGGCGATCGAGGAGATGGACACCGGCGAGACCCCGACCGGCAACGGGCCGGAGCACCACGGCCCCCGTCCGCCGCGTCCGGCCCGGCGCACCAAGAAGATGCTGCTCAACACCGAGTGCCCGACCCCGGACGAGGAGGCTCAGGCTCCGGCGAACCCGCACGACCCGATCGCCGTGCGCGAGGTGCGCTGGCGCAACCGGGCCACGCTCGAGGGCCGGATCCGCTCGGTCTACGTCGGCCCGGTCTCCGGCTCCCCCGCGCTCGAGGCCGAGCTCTACGACGAGACCGGCGGCATCACCCTGGTCTTCCTCGGCCGCCGCTCCATCCCGGGCATCGAGCCGGGCGCGAAGATAAGGGTCGAGGGCATGGTCGGCGAGACCGAGGGCTACCTGGCCATGACGAACCCGTCCTACCGCCTGCTGCCCCGCGAGGGCAACGGCGACGAGGAGGAAGAGGGCTGA
- a CDS encoding 2-oxoacid:ferredoxin oxidoreductase subunit beta: MLDVTVKNGAPVARDFKSDQEVRWCPGCGDYAVLAAVQSFLPSLGLEREKIVFVSGIGCSSRFPYYLSTYGMHSIHGRAPAIATGLAASRTDLSVWVVTGDGDALSIGGNHLIHALRRNVNLKILLFNNRIYGLTKGQYSPTSEPGKVTKSTPYGSLDAPFNPISLALGAEATFVARTIDSDRKHLTGVLTAAAQHKGTALVEIYQNCNIFNDNAFEHLKAPGERDQHLLRLEAGAPLVYGDRKVVWDGERGALTAVEESDERPAVLHDPTDDDPTYAFAVARLQDPASLSPTPIGVFRSVIRPTYDDLMEQQLADAGHGSNTPDLAALLAGADTWTVGE, translated from the coding sequence ATGCTTGATGTGACCGTCAAGAACGGCGCGCCGGTCGCCCGGGACTTCAAGTCCGACCAGGAGGTGCGCTGGTGCCCCGGCTGCGGGGACTACGCGGTGCTGGCGGCGGTGCAGAGCTTCCTGCCGAGCCTCGGCCTGGAGCGCGAGAAGATCGTGTTCGTCTCCGGCATCGGCTGCTCCTCGCGCTTCCCGTACTACCTGAGCACCTACGGCATGCACTCGATCCACGGCCGCGCCCCGGCGATCGCCACCGGCCTGGCCGCGAGCCGCACCGACCTGTCGGTGTGGGTGGTCACCGGCGACGGCGACGCCCTGTCCATCGGCGGCAACCACCTGATCCACGCCCTGCGGCGCAACGTGAACCTGAAGATCCTGCTGTTCAACAACCGGATCTACGGGCTGACCAAGGGCCAGTACTCGCCCACCTCCGAGCCCGGCAAGGTCACCAAGTCGACTCCGTACGGCTCGCTGGACGCCCCGTTCAACCCGATCTCGCTGGCGCTCGGCGCGGAGGCCACCTTCGTCGCCCGGACCATCGACTCGGACCGCAAGCACCTGACCGGGGTGCTGACCGCGGCCGCGCAGCACAAGGGCACGGCGCTGGTGGAGATCTACCAGAACTGCAACATCTTCAACGACAACGCGTTCGAGCACCTCAAGGCGCCGGGCGAGCGGGACCAGCACCTGCTGCGGCTCGAGGCCGGCGCCCCGCTGGTCTACGGCGACCGCAAGGTGGTCTGGGACGGCGAGCGCGGCGCGCTGACCGCCGTCGAGGAGTCGGACGAGCGTCCGGCGGTGCTGCACGATCCGACCGATGACGACCCGACCTACGCGTTCGCCGTCGCCCGGCTGCAGGACCCGGCCAGCCTCTCGCCCACCCCGATCGGCGTCTTCCGGAGTGTGATCCGGCCCACGTACGACGATCTGATGGAGCAGCAGCTGGCGGACGCCGGCCACGGATCGAACACGCCCGACCTCGCCGCGTTGCTGGCCGGCGCGGACACCTGGACCGTCGGCGAGTAA